The Pantoea nemavictus genome includes a region encoding these proteins:
- the rraA gene encoding ribonuclease E activity regulator RraA, producing MKYDTSELCDIYHEAVNVVEPLFSNFGGRSSFGGQITTVKCFEDNGLLYDLLEENGRGRVLLVDGGGSVRRALVDAQLASLAAQNEWEGIVIYGSVRQVDDLEELEIGIQAIAAIPVGAAGEGIGESDVRVNFGGVTFFSGDHLYADNTGIILSEDALDIE from the coding sequence ATGAAATACGATACATCTGAACTCTGTGACATCTACCACGAAGCTGTGAACGTTGTTGAACCGCTTTTTTCGAACTTTGGTGGACGCAGTTCATTCGGTGGTCAAATCACCACGGTGAAATGCTTCGAAGATAACGGCTTACTTTACGATTTGCTGGAAGAGAACGGTCGGGGTCGCGTATTGCTGGTGGATGGCGGCGGTTCCGTTCGTCGCGCCCTGGTCGATGCTCAGCTGGCAAGTCTGGCGGCGCAAAATGAGTGGGAAGGCATTGTGATTTACGGTTCGGTGCGTCAGGTTGACGACCTTGAAGAGCTGGAAATCGGCATTCAGGCGATTGCAGCCATTCCGGTGGGTGCAGCGGGTGAAGGCATTGGCGAAAGTGACGTACGCGTTAACTTTGGCGGCGTGACTTTCTTCTCTGGCGACCATCTGTATGCCGACAATACCGGCATCATCCTGTCTGAAGACGCACTCGACATCGAGTAA
- the zapB gene encoding cell division protein ZapB, with protein sequence MSFEVFEKLEAKVQQAIDTITLLQMEIEELKEQNNTLKNEVSQASGNQDALVRENQHLKEEQHVWQDRLRALLGKMEEV encoded by the coding sequence ATGTCATTTGAAGTGTTCGAGAAACTGGAAGCGAAAGTACAGCAGGCGATTGATACCATCACTCTGCTGCAGATGGAAATTGAAGAGCTGAAAGAGCAAAACAATACGCTGAAAAACGAAGTCAGCCAGGCTTCAGGTAACCAGGATGCGCTGGTGCGTGAAAATCAGCATCTGAAAGAAGAGCAGCATGTCTGGCAGGATCGTCTGCGGGCACTGCTGGGAAAAATGGAAGAGGTTTAA
- the hslU gene encoding HslU--HslV peptidase ATPase subunit: protein MSEMTPREIVSELNRFIIGQDGAKKAVAIALRNRWRRMQLDEELRHEVTPKNILMIGPTGVGKTEIARRLAKLANAPFIKVEATKFTEVGYVGKEVDSIIRDLTDSAIKMVRSQAIEKNKYRAEEMAEERILDVLIPPAKNNWGQAEQAAEPSAARQSFRKKLREGQLDDKEIEIDLAASSAGVEIMAPPGMEEMTSQLQSMFQNLGGQKQKPRKLKIKEAMKLLIEEEAAKLVNPEELKQDAIDAVEQHGIVFIDEIDKICKRGGQNAGGPDVSREGVQRDLLPLVEGCTVSTKHGMVKTDHILFIASGAFQVASPSDLIPELQGRLPIRVELQALTVNDFERILTEPNASVTVQYKALMGTEGVNIDFTDDAVRRIAEAAWQVNETTENIGARRLHTVLERLMEDISYDASDRNGESISIDAEYVGKHLDELVADEDLSRFIL from the coding sequence ATGTCCGAGATGACTCCACGCGAGATTGTCAGCGAGCTTAACCGCTTTATTATCGGCCAGGACGGCGCAAAAAAGGCGGTCGCGATCGCTCTGCGTAACCGCTGGCGCCGCATGCAGCTCGACGAAGAGCTGCGCCACGAAGTAACGCCAAAGAACATTCTGATGATTGGTCCTACCGGCGTCGGTAAAACCGAAATTGCCCGTCGCTTAGCCAAACTGGCTAACGCGCCGTTCATCAAAGTAGAAGCCACCAAATTCACCGAAGTCGGTTACGTCGGTAAAGAGGTTGATTCCATCATTCGCGATCTGACCGATTCTGCCATCAAGATGGTGCGCAGCCAGGCGATTGAGAAGAACAAATACCGCGCTGAAGAGATGGCGGAAGAGCGCATCCTCGATGTGCTGATCCCGCCCGCGAAAAACAACTGGGGCCAGGCTGAGCAAGCGGCTGAGCCCTCGGCAGCGCGTCAGTCATTCCGCAAGAAACTGCGCGAAGGCCAGCTGGACGACAAAGAGATTGAGATCGATCTGGCCGCTTCCTCCGCCGGCGTCGAAATCATGGCACCTCCTGGCATGGAAGAGATGACCAGCCAGCTGCAATCGATGTTCCAGAACCTCGGTGGGCAGAAGCAGAAACCGCGTAAGCTGAAAATCAAAGAAGCCATGAAGCTGCTGATTGAAGAAGAAGCGGCCAAGCTGGTGAATCCTGAAGAGCTGAAGCAGGACGCCATCGATGCGGTTGAGCAGCACGGTATCGTGTTCATCGACGAAATCGACAAAATCTGTAAGCGCGGCGGCCAGAATGCAGGCGGTCCAGACGTGTCACGCGAAGGCGTGCAGCGCGACCTGCTGCCGCTGGTTGAAGGCTGCACCGTGTCCACCAAGCACGGCATGGTGAAAACCGACCACATCCTGTTTATCGCTTCCGGCGCGTTCCAGGTGGCTAGCCCTTCCGATTTGATCCCCGAGCTGCAGGGCCGTCTGCCGATTCGCGTTGAGCTGCAGGCGCTGACCGTCAATGACTTCGAACGCATTCTGACCGAGCCAAACGCCTCGGTTACCGTGCAGTACAAAGCGCTGATGGGCACCGAAGGGGTCAACATCGACTTCACGGACGATGCGGTGCGTCGTATCGCTGAAGCCGCATGGCAGGTAAACGAAACCACCGAAAACATCGGTGCACGTCGTCTGCATACCGTGCTGGAGCGTCTGATGGAAGATATCTCCTATGACGCCAGCGATCGTAACGGTGAGTCGATCTCTATCGATGCCGAGTACGTTGGTAAGCATCTGGATGAGCTGGTGGCCGACGAAGACCTCAGCCGCTTCATTCTGTAA